One Setaria viridis chromosome 7, Setaria_viridis_v4.0, whole genome shotgun sequence genomic region harbors:
- the LOC140223430 gene encoding uncharacterized protein: MSPLEALYRRKCRTPLMWFEVGERTLFGPATIKEVEENVSKVIKRIGDLAYKVALPGSMAGVHPVFHVSQLRKCLIVPKEEVHTEALDLQDTLEYAEYPVKILD, encoded by the exons ATGTCACCGTTAGAAGCTCTCTACAGGAGGAAGTGCAGGACACCTCTGATGTGGTTCGAGGTTGGAGAGAGGACACTCTTTGGGCCAGCAACTATCAAGGAGGTTGAAGAGAATGTGAGCAAG GTGATCAAGAGGATTGGAGATCTCGCCTACAAGGTTGCCTTACCGGGGAGCATGGCCGGAGTGCACCCGGTATTCCACGTCTCACAGCTGAGAAAGTGTTTGATAGTTCCCAAGGAGGAGGTTCACACTGAGGCACTTGACCTGCAGGACACCTTGGAgtatgctgagtaccccgtcAAGATCTTGGACTAG
- the LOC117864596 gene encoding uncharacterized protein, translated as MGSGNGEATTTAQLMEIAKVDDLRGVEPGTPGWVRARAAVTASMAAHSCVLVAHDTLGMEPRRCALFGRALPDLFALLFEGKKCSGLFCNGSHRGYEVQVPAVALETLPIPDATEPSRVRDLAGCLWPQGNPYFW; from the coding sequence ATGGGCTCCGGCAACGGCGAagcaacgacgacggcgcagcTCATGGAGATCGCCAAGGTGGACGACCTCCGCGGGGTGGAGCCCGGTACGCCGGGGTGGGTGCGGGCTAGGGCTGCGGTGACGGCGTCCATGGCCGCTCACAGCTGCGTCCTGGTCGCGCACGACACGCTCGGCATGGAGCCCCGGCGGTGCGCGCTGTTCGGCCGCGCCTTGCCGGATCTCTTCGCGCTCCTGTTTGAGGGCAAGAAGTGCAGTGGCCTCTTCTGCAATGGCTCGCACCGAGGCTATGAGGTGCAGGTCCCCGCCGTGGCCTTGGAGACCCTCCCCATCCCGGATGCCACCGAGCCCAGCCGCGTCCGTGACCTCGCCGGCTGCCTCTGGCCCCAGGGCAACCCTTATTTCTGGTAA